In the genome of Streptomyces sp. SAI-127, the window CTGTGCCTCGGGCAGGGCCGTGGGCAGACGCAGCAGCACGGTCTTCCTTCTTCGAACAGTCGCGGACTTCGAACGCACATGGCAGTGAGCGCATTCTTTCCGGGGGCGCGGGGGAGCATGCAGGGCTCACCGCTGCATTCAGGGCGCCCTGACCGTCGAAAAGCCCTACGGCGTTGTCAGTGCACCGTCGTACCCTTGAACCGCGAGGCCGCCTTCCACTGCGCGGCCGTGACGAGGAGGAACCGCAGGCGTTGAGCGCCGGCCCATGACTCAGACACCCACAGGTCACAGCCCCGCGCAGGGGCAGGCGAGAGCACAGTTCACGGTCCCCGCCCAGCACCCCATGGTCACGGTCCTGGGATCCGGCGACTCCCTCCTGCGCGTGATCGAGAAGGCCTTCCCGGCGGCCGACATCCATGTCCGGGGCAACGAGATCAGCGCGACAGGCGAGGCGGCGGACGTCGCCCTCGTCCAGCGCCTGTTCGACGAGATGATGCTGGTGCTCCGCACCGGACAGCCGATGACGGAGGACGCAGTGGAACGCTCGATCGCCATGCTGCGAGCGAGCGAGAACGGGACGAGCGACGGCCAGGAGACCCCGGCCGAAGTGCTCACACAGAACATCCTGTCCTCGCGCGGCCGCACCATCCGCCCCAAGACCCTCAACCAGAAGCGGTACGTCGACGCGATCGACAAGCACACGATCGTCTTCGGCATCGGCCCCGCCGGTACCGGCAAGACCTACCTCGCCATGGCCAAGGCGGTGCAGGCCCTGCAGTCCAAGCAGGTCAACCGCATCATCCTGACCCGCCCCGCGGTCGAGGCGGGAGAGCGGCTGGGCTTCCTGCCCGGCACCCTCTACGAGAAGATCGACCCGTACCTGCGCCCGCTGTACGACGCCCTGCACGACATGCTGGACCCGGACTCGATCCCGAAGCTGATGGCTTCGGGGACGATCGAGGTGGCGCCGCTGGCGTACATGAGGGGTCGCACTTTGAATGACGCCTTCATCATCCTGGACGAGGCCCAGAACACGAGCCCCGAGCAGATGAAGATGTTCCTCACCCGCCTCGGCTTCGACTCGAAGATCGTGATCACGGGTGACGTGACGCAGGTCGACCTGCCCAACGGCACCAAGTCGGGTCTGCGCCAGGTCCAGGACATCCTGGAGGGACTCGACGACGTGCACTTCTCCCGCCTGTCGTCCCAGGACGTCGTACGGCACAAGCTGGTCGGCCGTATCGTCGACGCGTACGAGAAGTACGACAACGAGAACGGTACGGAGAACGGCACCCACAAGGGCGGCCGGAACAAGCGGAAGTAGACAAGCCAGCACCATGTCGATCGACGTCAACAACGAGTCCGGAACCGAGGTCGACGAGCAGGCGATCCTCGACATCGCCCGCTACGCGCTCGCACGGATGCGCATCCACCCGCTCTCCGAGCTCTCGGTGATCGTCGTGGACACCGACGCCATGGAGCAGCTGCACATCCAGTGGATGGACCTGCCGGGGCCCACCGACGTCATGTCCTTCCCGATGGACGAGCTCAGGCCGCCGAGCAAGGACGACGACGAACCCCCGCAGGGCCTCCTCGGCGACATCGTGCTGTGTCCCGAGGTCGCCAAGCGGCAGGGCGAGGAGGCCGAGACGCAGCACTCCATGGACGAGGAGCTCCAACTCCTCACCGTCCACGGCGTGCTGCACCTCCTCGGGTACGACCACGAGGAGCCGGACGAGAAGGCCGAGATGTTCGGCCTGCAGGCGGCCATCGTGGACGGGTGGCGGCAGGAGAAGGGGCTCACCGGCCCGTCCCCCGCGCCGACCGTCTCATGAGCCTGCCCCTCGTCTCCGGCGCGATCGCCCTGGTCGTCGTCGCCTGGCTCGCCGCCTGCGCGGAGGCGGGCCTCGCGCGCGTCTCCAGCTTCCGCGCCGAGGAAGCCGTACGCAACGGCCGCCGCGGCAGCGCCAAGCTCGCCCAGATCGCCGCCGACCCGACCCGCTATCTCAACGTGGCGCTGCTGGTGCGCGTCGCGTGCGAGATGGCGGCGGCCGCTCTGGTCACCTACGCCTGTCTCCAGGAGTTCCCGGGCACCACCCGCGCCCTGCTGGTCGCGATCGGGGTCATGGTGCTCGTGTCGTACGTCGCCGTCGGCGTCTCCCCGCGCACCATCGGGCGTCAGCACCCGCTCAACACGGCGACCGCGGCGGCGTACATCCTGCTCCCGCTGG includes:
- a CDS encoding PhoH family protein; translated protein: MTQTPTGHSPAQGQARAQFTVPAQHPMVTVLGSGDSLLRVIEKAFPAADIHVRGNEISATGEAADVALVQRLFDEMMLVLRTGQPMTEDAVERSIAMLRASENGTSDGQETPAEVLTQNILSSRGRTIRPKTLNQKRYVDAIDKHTIVFGIGPAGTGKTYLAMAKAVQALQSKQVNRIILTRPAVEAGERLGFLPGTLYEKIDPYLRPLYDALHDMLDPDSIPKLMASGTIEVAPLAYMRGRTLNDAFIILDEAQNTSPEQMKMFLTRLGFDSKIVITGDVTQVDLPNGTKSGLRQVQDILEGLDDVHFSRLSSQDVVRHKLVGRIVDAYEKYDNENGTENGTHKGGRNKRK
- the ybeY gene encoding rRNA maturation RNase YbeY; protein product: MSIDVNNESGTEVDEQAILDIARYALARMRIHPLSELSVIVVDTDAMEQLHIQWMDLPGPTDVMSFPMDELRPPSKDDDEPPQGLLGDIVLCPEVAKRQGEEAETQHSMDEELQLLTVHGVLHLLGYDHEEPDEKAEMFGLQAAIVDGWRQEKGLTGPSPAPTVS